A part of Streptomyces sp. NBC_01497 genomic DNA contains:
- the hemC gene encoding hydroxymethylbilane synthase produces MNAPAASPPAGLPARPLRLGTRRSPLAKAQSQQIADAVAELSGRPVELVEITTYGDTSRERLAQIGGSGVFATALRDALLLGDVDLAVHSLKDLPTAQPDGLVIAAVPPREDPRDVLVARDGLTFAGLPDGARVGTGSARRSAQLLAHARGHGRALQIVPVRGNVDTRIGYVHDGELDAVVLAAAGLNRLGRSGEVTDILSADTVLPAPGQGALAVECAAVNVDLATLLAELDDPDTRAAVTAERSLLAALEAGCSAPVGALADLLADGQIVNEMRLRGVVGTADGSTLVQLSTTGPVPASHQHALALGRELASEMLAKGAAGLMGERAL; encoded by the coding sequence ATGAACGCCCCCGCGGCGTCCCCGCCCGCCGGCCTGCCCGCCCGGCCACTGCGCCTGGGCACCCGTCGCAGCCCCCTCGCGAAGGCGCAGTCCCAGCAGATCGCCGACGCCGTCGCCGAACTGTCCGGCCGCCCCGTCGAGCTGGTCGAGATCACCACGTACGGGGACACCTCCCGCGAGCGCCTCGCGCAGATCGGCGGCAGCGGCGTCTTCGCCACCGCCCTGCGCGACGCGCTGCTGCTCGGTGACGTCGACCTCGCGGTGCACTCGCTCAAGGACCTGCCGACGGCGCAGCCCGACGGCCTCGTCATCGCCGCCGTCCCGCCCCGCGAGGACCCGCGCGACGTGCTCGTCGCCCGCGACGGGCTCACGTTCGCCGGACTCCCGGACGGCGCCCGCGTCGGCACGGGCTCCGCGCGCCGTTCCGCGCAGCTCCTCGCCCATGCCCGCGGCCACGGCCGCGCCCTTCAGATCGTGCCGGTCCGGGGAAACGTAGACACCCGGATCGGGTACGTCCACGACGGGGAGCTCGACGCTGTCGTGCTCGCCGCCGCGGGCCTCAACCGCCTCGGCAGGAGCGGGGAGGTCACCGACATCCTGTCGGCCGACACCGTCCTGCCCGCTCCCGGCCAGGGAGCGCTCGCTGTAGAGTGCGCGGCGGTCAACGTAGACCTCGCCACTTTGCTCGCCGAGCTCGACGACCCGGACACCCGGGCCGCCGTGACCGCCGAGCGGTCCCTGCTCGCCGCCCTGGAGGCCGGCTGCAGCGCTCCCGTGGGAGCCCTCGCCGACCTGCTGGCCGACGGGCAGATTGTCAACGAAATGCGCCTGCGTGGCGTCGTCGGTACCGCCGACGGCTCGACGCTGGTGCAGCTGTCCACCACCGGTCCCGTACCCGCGTCGCACCAGCACGCTCTCGCGCTCGGGCGCGAACTCGCGTCCGAGATGCTTGCCAAAGGTGCGGCCGGTCTTATGGGGGAGCGAGCACTTTGA
- a CDS encoding glutaredoxin family protein codes for MAGMTPLLRRTKKDGAATGRERGPRAGGADPAPPRCVTLISKPGCHLCDDARVVVERVCAQAGAVFEEKDITTDDALRDAYWEQIPVVLVDGEQHTFWRVDEERLLRALAP; via the coding sequence ATGGCAGGCATGACCCCTCTGCTGCGGCGTACGAAGAAGGACGGGGCGGCCACCGGCCGGGAGCGCGGCCCGCGGGCGGGCGGCGCTGATCCCGCGCCCCCGCGCTGCGTGACACTCATCTCCAAGCCGGGCTGCCATCTGTGCGACGACGCCCGCGTGGTGGTGGAGCGGGTCTGCGCCCAGGCCGGCGCGGTCTTCGAGGAGAAGGACATCACCACCGACGACGCGCTGCGTGACGCGTACTGGGAGCAGATCCCCGTGGTCCTCGTCGACGGCGAGCAGCACACCTTCTGGCGGGTGGACGAGGAGCGGCTCCTGCGCGCACTCGCGCCCTGA
- a CDS encoding HAD family hydrolase, which translates to MAALGWLTPRRRSATPRSVLAGEAAAEAARRSTADVGLVDRDGRPGEEPGVPAEVVPDFPVFGDVRAAAFFDLDNTVMQGAAIFHLSRGLYKRKFFQRRELARFAWQQAWFRLAGVEDPDHMQDVRDSALSIVKGHRVAELMSISDEIYDEYMADRIWAGTRALAQAHLDAGQQVWLVTAAPVETATIIARRLGLTGALGTVAESVDGVYTGRLVGEPLHGPAKAEAVRALAAAEGFDLPRCAAYSDSHNDIPMLSLVGHPHAINPDAKLRKHARERGWRLRDYRTGRKAVKVGIPAAAGFGALAGGTAAAVALHRRRR; encoded by the coding sequence ATGGCCGCACTCGGATGGCTCACTCCGCGCAGGCGCTCCGCCACACCCAGGAGCGTCCTGGCGGGCGAGGCCGCAGCCGAGGCCGCCCGCAGGTCCACCGCGGACGTCGGCCTCGTCGACCGCGACGGGCGCCCGGGCGAGGAGCCCGGCGTCCCGGCGGAAGTGGTACCCGACTTCCCGGTCTTCGGCGACGTACGCGCCGCCGCGTTCTTCGACCTCGACAACACCGTCATGCAGGGCGCCGCGATCTTCCACCTCAGCAGGGGCCTGTACAAGAGGAAGTTCTTCCAGCGCCGCGAGCTGGCCCGCTTCGCGTGGCAGCAGGCCTGGTTCCGGCTCGCGGGCGTCGAGGACCCCGACCACATGCAGGACGTACGGGATTCCGCACTGTCCATCGTCAAGGGCCACCGCGTCGCCGAACTGATGTCGATCAGCGACGAGATCTACGACGAGTACATGGCCGACCGCATCTGGGCCGGCACCCGTGCCCTCGCCCAGGCCCACCTCGACGCGGGCCAGCAGGTCTGGCTCGTGACGGCCGCGCCCGTCGAGACCGCGACGATCATCGCCCGCAGGCTCGGCCTGACCGGCGCGCTCGGCACCGTCGCCGAATCCGTGGACGGCGTCTACACCGGCCGTCTCGTCGGAGAGCCGCTGCACGGCCCCGCGAAGGCCGAGGCCGTACGGGCACTCGCCGCGGCCGAGGGCTTCGACCTGCCGCGCTGCGCCGCGTACAGCGACTCGCACAACGACATCCCGATGCTGTCCCTGGTGGGCCACCCGCACGCGATCAACCCCGACGCCAAGCTCCGCAAGCACGCCCGCGAACGCGGCTGGCGGCTGCGCGACTACCGCACCGGCCGCAAGGCCGTGAAGGTCGGCATCCCGGCCGCGGCGGGCTTCGGCGCGCTCGCGGGCGGCACCGCGGCGGCCGTCGCCCTGCACCGCCGCCGCCGCTGA
- a CDS encoding quinone oxidoreductase family protein, translating into MQAVQAAAFGAPSVLGVTEVAAPEPGPGRMTIDVTHAAVGLVDVFLRQGLYKDRPGMPQAPFVPGLEVAGTVRELGEGVTGFTVGERVVSMSAAIGTGGYASVYLTDPALVVSLDGFDVDSALAVSVLPNAAMAHVALTRVAHLAKGESVLVHGALGGFSAAFPGIATQLGASRVVGTVRAGRLEEAGRSRLPYDRIVDSAAMTEALAGETFDIVIDPVGGDVRTRSLDLMGPGSRLLVGGNAGGDWDHAFPSNDLWQRSVTVSGFNSAAYLPSHPDAIRPALEAARTALTAGLGEMEIEVLPFSEAATAHERMENRSLTGRIVLVPDTPA; encoded by the coding sequence ATGCAGGCCGTACAAGCCGCCGCGTTCGGAGCCCCGTCGGTACTCGGCGTCACGGAAGTGGCGGCGCCCGAGCCCGGACCGGGCCGGATGACCATCGACGTCACCCATGCCGCCGTCGGCCTCGTGGACGTCTTCCTGCGGCAGGGGCTCTACAAGGACCGTCCGGGCATGCCGCAGGCGCCCTTCGTCCCCGGTCTCGAAGTCGCCGGCACCGTCCGCGAACTCGGCGAGGGGGTGACCGGCTTCACGGTGGGAGAGCGGGTCGTCTCCATGTCGGCCGCCATCGGCACGGGCGGGTACGCGTCCGTCTACCTGACGGACCCGGCGCTCGTCGTCTCGCTCGACGGCTTCGACGTCGACTCCGCGCTCGCGGTCTCCGTGCTTCCCAACGCGGCCATGGCCCATGTCGCCCTCACGCGCGTCGCCCACCTGGCGAAGGGCGAGAGCGTCCTGGTGCACGGCGCGCTCGGCGGGTTCTCCGCCGCGTTCCCGGGCATCGCCACGCAGCTCGGCGCCTCCCGGGTCGTCGGGACGGTACGTGCGGGCAGGCTGGAGGAGGCGGGGCGCAGCCGGCTGCCGTATGACCGGATCGTCGACTCCGCCGCGATGACCGAGGCCCTGGCGGGAGAGACGTTCGACATCGTCATCGATCCGGTGGGCGGGGACGTCCGCACCCGGAGCCTGGATCTGATGGGGCCCGGCAGCCGGCTGCTGGTCGGCGGAAACGCCGGTGGCGATTGGGACCACGCGTTCCCCAGCAACGACCTGTGGCAGCGCAGCGTCACCGTCTCGGGCTTCAACTCCGCCGCCTACCTGCCCTCGCACCCCGACGCGATCCGTCCCGCGCTCGAAGCGGCCCGCACCGCGCTCACGGCGGGACTGGGCGAGATGGAGATCGAGGTGCTGCCCTTCTCCGAGGCGGCGACCGCGCACGAACGGATGGAGAACCGCTCGCTCACCGGCCGGATCGTCCTCGTCCCCGACACCCCGGCGTGA
- a CDS encoding redox-sensing transcriptional repressor Rex, which translates to MATGRTHRPATRSRGIPEATVARLPLYLRALTGLSERSVPTVSSEELAAAAGVNSAKLRKDFSYLGSYGTRGVGYDVEYLVYQISRELGLTQDWPVVIVGIGNLGAALANYGGFASRGFRVAALIDADPAMAGKPVAGIPVRHSDQLEDIIRDNGVSIGVIATPAGAAQQVCDRLVAAGVTSILNFAPTVLTVPDGVDVRKVDLSIELQILAFHEQRKAGEDMPDVPPPPPTTVAQDGAAHTAAGAGTAPAGGGTAPTAGRGRKGPEGELPAVMPA; encoded by the coding sequence GTGGCAACTGGCCGAACGCACCGACCGGCGACTCGCAGCCGAGGCATTCCCGAGGCCACCGTCGCCAGGCTCCCGCTCTATCTGCGGGCGCTCACCGGCCTCTCCGAGCGCTCGGTGCCCACGGTCTCCTCCGAGGAGCTCGCCGCCGCCGCCGGGGTCAACTCGGCGAAGCTGCGCAAGGACTTCTCGTACCTCGGCTCCTACGGCACCCGCGGTGTCGGCTACGACGTCGAGTACCTCGTCTACCAGATCTCCCGCGAGCTCGGCCTGACCCAGGACTGGCCCGTCGTGATCGTCGGTATCGGCAACCTCGGCGCCGCGCTCGCCAACTACGGCGGGTTCGCCTCCCGGGGGTTCCGGGTCGCCGCCCTGATAGACGCCGACCCGGCCATGGCGGGCAAGCCCGTCGCCGGGATCCCCGTGCGCCACTCCGACCAGCTCGAAGACATCATCCGGGACAACGGTGTGTCCATCGGTGTCATCGCCACCCCGGCGGGAGCGGCCCAGCAGGTCTGCGACCGGCTCGTGGCCGCCGGGGTCACCTCGATCCTCAACTTCGCGCCGACCGTGCTGACCGTCCCGGACGGGGTGGACGTGCGGAAGGTCGACCTGTCCATCGAGCTGCAGATCCTCGCGTTCCACGAGCAGCGCAAGGCCGGTGAGGACATGCCGGACGTACCGCCGCCACCGCCGACGACCGTCGCGCAGGACGGCGCCGCGCACACCGCCGCCGGGGCGGGTACCGCGCCCGCCGGCGGCGGCACCGCGCCCACCGCGGGCCGCGGCCGCAAGGGACCCGAAGGCGAGCTGCCCGCGGTGATGCCGGCATGA
- a CDS encoding bifunctional uroporphyrinogen-III C-methyltransferase/uroporphyrinogen-III synthase, with amino-acid sequence MSPTTTDHPAHSASGYVTFLGAGPGDPGLLTLRAVEALAGADVLIAEPEVLDVVRTHARDSVSTPALTVVDDASTAAGIPAIRDAANLVMEAARGGKRVVRAVTGDPGLDGDAGREMLACASAGIRFEVVPGIAAAVGVPAYAGVPLRDAQGTDVRFVDARTASERCWGEVGASDGTAVVSTTLDTVVATAGELVAAGRKPDTPITVTAAGTTTRQRTWTATLGTIAGTLKQAKVLPSPDGHQSVIAVVGERSSAAQREQLAWFESKPLFGWKVLVPRTKEQSASLSDQLRSYGAVPHEVPTIAVEPPRTPQQMERAVKGLVTGRYEWIAFTSVNAVKAVREKFEEYGLDARAFAGIKVAAVGEATAASLIDFGVKPDLVPSGEQSAAGLLEDWPPYDPVFDPIDRVFLPRADIATETLVAGLIELGWEVDDVTAYRTVRASPPPAETREAIKGGGFDAVLFTSSSTVRNLVGIAGKPHNVTVIACIGPATAKTAEEHGLRVDVLAPEPSVHRLAEALAAFGTARRTAALEAGDPVTRPSERRPGARRRRTT; translated from the coding sequence TTGAGCCCCACCACCACTGACCATCCGGCCCACTCCGCATCGGGGTACGTCACCTTTCTCGGTGCCGGACCCGGAGACCCGGGTTTGCTGACGCTGCGCGCCGTCGAGGCGCTCGCGGGGGCGGACGTACTGATTGCCGAGCCCGAAGTGCTCGACGTCGTACGCACGCATGCCCGCGACAGTGTGAGCACGCCCGCGCTGACGGTCGTTGATGACGCGTCAACAGCCGCCGGTATCCCCGCGATCAGGGATGCCGCCAATCTTGTCATGGAGGCCGCGCGGGGCGGCAAGCGGGTCGTCCGTGCGGTCACCGGGGATCCGGGACTGGACGGCGACGCCGGCCGCGAGATGCTCGCCTGCGCCTCCGCGGGGATCCGTTTCGAGGTCGTGCCCGGCATCGCCGCCGCCGTCGGGGTGCCCGCTTACGCGGGCGTTCCCCTGCGGGACGCGCAAGGCACCGACGTACGGTTCGTCGACGCGCGCACCGCGAGCGAGCGCTGCTGGGGCGAGGTCGGAGCGAGCGACGGCACCGCCGTCGTCTCCACGACACTCGACACGGTCGTCGCCACGGCGGGCGAACTCGTCGCGGCCGGCCGCAAACCGGACACCCCGATCACCGTCACCGCCGCCGGCACGACGACGCGCCAGCGCACCTGGACGGCGACCCTCGGCACCATCGCGGGCACCCTCAAACAGGCGAAGGTGCTGCCGTCGCCCGACGGGCACCAGTCCGTCATAGCCGTCGTCGGCGAGCGCAGCTCCGCCGCGCAGCGCGAGCAACTCGCCTGGTTCGAGTCCAAGCCGCTGTTCGGCTGGAAGGTGCTCGTGCCGCGCACCAAGGAGCAGTCGGCGTCGCTGTCCGACCAGCTCAGGTCGTACGGCGCCGTGCCGCACGAGGTACCGACCATCGCGGTGGAACCGCCGCGCACGCCCCAGCAGATGGAACGTGCGGTCAAGGGTCTCGTCACCGGCCGGTACGAGTGGATCGCCTTCACGTCCGTCAACGCCGTCAAGGCCGTGCGCGAGAAGTTCGAGGAGTACGGGCTCGACGCCCGCGCGTTCGCGGGCATCAAGGTCGCCGCGGTCGGCGAGGCCACCGCCGCTTCGCTCATCGACTTCGGCGTCAAGCCGGACCTCGTGCCGAGCGGTGAGCAGTCCGCGGCCGGACTGCTGGAGGACTGGCCGCCGTACGACCCGGTCTTCGACCCGATCGACCGGGTGTTCCTGCCGCGGGCCGACATCGCCACGGAGACGCTGGTCGCCGGGCTGATCGAACTGGGCTGGGAGGTCGACGACGTCACCGCCTACCGGACGGTGCGCGCGTCGCCGCCGCCGGCCGAGACCCGTGAGGCGATCAAGGGCGGCGGGTTCGACGCCGTGCTGTTCACGTCGTCCTCCACGGTGCGCAACCTCGTCGGTATCGCGGGCAAGCCGCACAACGTGACGGTGATCGCGTGTATCGGCCCCGCCACGGCGAAGACGGCGGAGGAACACGGCCTGCGGGTCGACGTCCTCGCCCCCGAGCCGTCGGTGCACAGGCTGGCCGAGGCGCTGGCGGCGTTCGGCACGGCGCGGCGCACGGCCGCGCTGGAGGCGGGCGACCCGGTCACCCGGCCCAGCGAGCGCAGGCCCGGCGCGCGTCGGCGGCGCACCACCTGA
- a CDS encoding glutamyl-tRNA reductase, producing the protein MSLLVVGLSHRSAPVSVLERASLPADAQVKLLQDSLATEPATEAAVLATCNRIELYADVDKFHAGVAELSTLLGRHSGVGLDELTPYLYVHYEDRAVHHLLSVACGLDSMVIGEGQILGQIKDALALGQDLHTAGRLLNDLFQQALRVGKRAHSETGIDRAGQSLVTFGLQQLAGADGVDTWAKGKRALVIGAGSMSSLAAATLARAGVAEIVIANRTAARAERLVEILQQPGGTGVRARAVGMGAVDSELSAADIAVSCTGATGLVLSGDAVRAAVHGRPDGARLALLDLAMPRDIDADAHRVDGVTFADIETLADASADAPMAADVDKVRAIVSEEVAAFGAAQRAAHITPTVVALRAMAADVVAGEIARLDSRLPGLDEKERAEITRTVRRVVDKLLHAPTVRVKQLAAEPGGAGYADALRELFDLDPQTVAAVSRADRGRA; encoded by the coding sequence ATGAGCCTCCTGGTCGTGGGCCTCAGCCACCGCAGCGCACCCGTCAGCGTGCTGGAGCGGGCCTCGCTCCCCGCCGACGCGCAGGTCAAGCTGTTGCAGGACAGCCTGGCGACGGAACCCGCCACCGAGGCGGCGGTTCTCGCCACCTGCAACCGCATCGAGCTGTACGCCGACGTCGACAAGTTCCACGCGGGCGTCGCCGAGCTGTCCACACTCCTCGGCCGGCACAGCGGCGTCGGGCTCGACGAGCTCACCCCGTACCTCTATGTGCACTACGAGGACCGGGCCGTCCACCACCTGCTCTCGGTGGCCTGCGGCCTGGACTCGATGGTCATAGGGGAGGGGCAGATCCTCGGACAGATCAAGGACGCCCTCGCCCTCGGCCAGGACCTGCACACCGCGGGCCGCCTGCTGAACGACCTGTTCCAGCAGGCGCTGCGGGTCGGCAAGCGCGCCCACAGCGAGACCGGCATCGACCGGGCGGGCCAGTCCCTCGTCACCTTCGGCCTCCAGCAGCTCGCCGGCGCCGACGGCGTCGACACCTGGGCCAAGGGCAAGCGGGCCCTCGTCATCGGCGCCGGGTCCATGTCCTCGCTCGCCGCCGCCACCCTCGCCAGGGCGGGCGTCGCCGAGATAGTGATCGCCAACCGCACGGCCGCCCGCGCCGAGAGGCTGGTGGAGATCCTCCAGCAGCCCGGCGGCACCGGGGTGCGGGCCCGCGCCGTCGGAATGGGCGCCGTCGACAGTGAGCTGAGCGCCGCCGACATCGCCGTGTCCTGTACCGGCGCCACCGGCCTCGTGCTGAGCGGCGACGCGGTCCGCGCCGCCGTGCACGGCCGGCCGGACGGCGCGCGGCTCGCGCTCCTCGACCTCGCGATGCCCCGTGACATCGACGCCGACGCCCACCGGGTGGACGGCGTCACCTTCGCCGACATCGAGACCCTCGCCGACGCGTCCGCCGACGCGCCGATGGCCGCCGACGTGGACAAGGTCCGCGCGATCGTCTCCGAAGAGGTCGCCGCGTTCGGTGCCGCGCAGCGCGCGGCGCACATCACGCCGACGGTCGTCGCGCTGCGCGCCATGGCCGCCGACGTCGTCGCCGGGGAGATCGCCCGGCTCGACAGCAGACTTCCCGGCCTGGACGAGAAGGAGCGTGCCGAGATCACGCGTACCGTGCGGCGCGTCGTCGACAAGCTCCTTCATGCGCCGACCGTGCGCGTCAAGCAGCTCGCCGCCGAGCCCGGCGGCGCCGGATACGCGGACGCGCTGCGTGAGCTGTTCGACCTGGACCCGCAGACGGTCGCCGCCGTCAGCCGTGCCGACCGGGGCCGGGCATGA
- a CDS encoding TetR family transcriptional regulator: protein MQQRARSVEDKARRTEDLLAAAEAEARARGGVRFVTLASVTERAGMHRTGVRRYFASREELLLALAEDGWRRWSASVREQCRAGTRLSPEAAGLLLADTLAEQPVFCDLLTHVALSLEGDVSKERARQYKTHAFEAHDALVTALETVSGMTTAQLGALVASALSFAGSFWQISHPTPTLAALYDEVPEWGHVALDFTPRLRLLLRSTALGLVTTLPGGEG from the coding sequence ATGCAGCAGAGAGCCCGCTCCGTCGAGGACAAGGCGCGCCGCACGGAGGATCTCCTGGCGGCCGCCGAGGCAGAAGCCCGCGCCCGGGGCGGAGTCCGCTTCGTCACGCTGGCGTCCGTCACCGAGCGGGCAGGGATGCACCGCACCGGCGTGCGGCGCTACTTCGCGAGCAGGGAGGAACTCCTGCTCGCCCTCGCGGAGGACGGCTGGCGGCGGTGGAGCGCGTCCGTACGCGAACAGTGCCGCGCCGGCACGCGTCTGTCACCGGAAGCCGCCGGGCTGCTGCTCGCCGACACCCTCGCGGAACAGCCGGTCTTCTGCGATCTCCTGACCCATGTCGCGCTCAGCCTCGAAGGGGACGTCTCCAAGGAACGCGCACGTCAGTACAAGACCCACGCCTTCGAGGCGCACGACGCGCTCGTGACCGCCCTGGAGACGGTGAGCGGCATGACGACCGCGCAGCTGGGCGCCCTGGTCGCGTCGGCGCTCTCGTTCGCCGGCAGCTTCTGGCAGATCTCCCACCCGACCCCGACGCTCGCCGCCCTCTACGACGAGGTCCCGGAATGGGGCCATGTCGCCCTGGACTTCACGCCGAGGCTCCGGCTCCTGCTCCGCTCGACCGCCCTGGGGCTCGTCACCACGCTGCCGGGCGGGGAGGGTTGA
- the hemB gene encoding porphobilinogen synthase — MTVYGSFPGARPRRLRTTPAMRRMVAETRLHAADLILPAFVREGIDAPVPLATMPGVVQHTLDTIRKAAVEAVAAGVSGIMLFGVPEDAKKDAAGTAGTDPDGILQQAIRAVKAETGDDLIVMSDLCLDEYTDHGHCGVLTSDGRVDNDATLERYAEMAQVQADAGVHVVGPSGMMDGQVGVVRDALDTIGKEDVSILAYTAKYSSAFYGPFREAVGSSLRGDRKTYQQDPANVRESLRELALDLEEGADMVMVKPALPYLDVLARVADEVDVPVCAYQISGEFAMVEAAAEKGWIDRDAAILETLTSIKRAGAGMILTYWASEVAGKLAR, encoded by the coding sequence ATGACTGTGTACGGATCGTTCCCCGGCGCCCGCCCCCGGCGGCTGCGCACCACGCCCGCGATGCGGCGGATGGTCGCCGAGACGCGGCTGCACGCGGCCGACCTGATCCTGCCCGCGTTCGTACGGGAGGGCATCGACGCGCCCGTACCACTCGCCACCATGCCCGGTGTCGTGCAGCACACCCTGGACACCATCCGGAAGGCCGCGGTCGAGGCCGTGGCGGCGGGGGTGTCGGGGATCATGCTGTTCGGCGTGCCCGAGGACGCGAAGAAGGACGCCGCCGGTACCGCGGGCACCGACCCCGACGGGATCCTGCAGCAGGCGATCCGCGCGGTGAAGGCCGAGACCGGCGACGACCTCATCGTGATGTCCGACCTGTGCCTCGACGAGTACACCGACCACGGGCACTGCGGTGTGCTGACCTCCGACGGCCGCGTCGACAACGACGCCACGCTGGAGCGGTACGCGGAGATGGCGCAGGTGCAGGCCGACGCGGGCGTCCACGTCGTGGGCCCCAGCGGCATGATGGACGGCCAGGTCGGTGTGGTCCGCGACGCGCTGGACACCATCGGCAAGGAAGACGTGTCGATCCTCGCCTACACCGCGAAGTACTCCTCCGCCTTCTACGGGCCGTTCCGTGAGGCCGTCGGCTCGTCGCTGCGGGGCGACCGCAAGACGTACCAGCAGGACCCGGCGAACGTCCGCGAGTCGCTGCGCGAGCTGGCGCTCGACCTGGAGGAGGGCGCCGACATGGTGATGGTCAAGCCCGCCCTCCCGTACCTGGACGTCCTCGCGCGGGTCGCCGACGAGGTGGACGTGCCGGTCTGCGCGTACCAGATCAGCGGCGAGTTCGCGATGGTCGAGGCGGCGGCGGAGAAGGGCTGGATCGACCGGGACGCGGCGATCCTGGAGACCCTGACCAGCATCAAGCGGGCCGGCGCCGGGATGATCCTGACGTACTGGGCGAGCGAGGTCGCGGGGAAGCTGGCGCGCTGA
- a CDS encoding ECF subfamily RNA polymerase sigma factor, BldN family, protein MYSHVGVDASGLATLRATVLDHLRGLVATAYAVPALAAPAPAVSGPIGPCYALASGGAAVGRRSGRARGATGSTPTTARRPTADSDSARMMDLVERAQAGEADAFGRLYDQYSDTVYRYIYYRVGGRATAEDLTSETFLRALRRISTFTWQGRDFGAWLVTIARNLVADHFKSSRFRLEVTTGEMLDANEVERSPEDSVLESLSNAALLEAVRKLNPQQQECVTLRFLQGLSVAETARVMGKNEGAIKTLQYRAVRTLARLLPDDAR, encoded by the coding sequence GTGTACTCACACGTCGGGGTTGACGCCTCGGGCCTGGCTACGCTGCGCGCAACGGTCCTGGACCACTTGCGCGGTCTTGTCGCCACCGCGTACGCCGTACCCGCACTCGCCGCACCGGCCCCTGCCGTGAGCGGCCCTATCGGTCCTTGCTATGCCCTGGCGAGCGGTGGGGCGGCGGTCGGCAGGAGGAGCGGCCGCGCCAGGGGCGCGACCGGCTCCACCCCGACCACCGCACGCCGCCCCACCGCCGACAGCGACAGCGCGCGGATGATGGACCTGGTCGAGCGCGCCCAGGCCGGCGAGGCCGACGCCTTCGGCCGGCTGTACGACCAGTACAGCGACACCGTCTACCGCTACATCTACTACCGGGTGGGCGGGCGGGCCACCGCTGAGGACCTCACCAGCGAGACCTTCCTGCGCGCCCTGCGCAGGATCTCCACCTTCACCTGGCAGGGCCGTGACTTCGGCGCCTGGCTCGTCACCATCGCCCGCAACCTGGTCGCCGACCACTTCAAGTCGAGCAGGTTCCGGCTCGAAGTGACCACCGGCGAAATGCTGGACGCCAACGAGGTCGAGCGCAGCCCGGAGGACTCCGTCCTGGAGTCCCTCTCCAACGCCGCGCTGCTCGAAGCCGTACGCAAACTCAACCCGCAGCAGCAGGAGTGCGTCACGCTCCGCTTCCTCCAGGGCCTCTCGGTCGCCGAGACCGCCCGCGTCATGGGGAAGAACGAGGGCGCGATCAAGACCCTCCAGTACCGCGCCGTACGCACGCTCGCCCGGCTGCTGCCCGACGACGCGCGCTGA